Below is a genomic region from Neisseria arctica.
AACCAATGCCCCCAGCAGCGTTCCCGGGGTGCGCAGCCACGGTTGCGTACGCATGAAATCTCCCGACGCCTTGGAGTTTGCCAAAACCATTACCAGCGGAAGCCCTGCTTCGGTAATCTACCAAATGGCATCGCTCAACAGCGATGATAACAATAATCTTTGGTTAGCCGCTTACCGCGATCCATACAATAAAAAGAATTTAGATAATGCTGCCCTACGCAAGAGTATCAATGCGTGGGCGAAAAAATACGGTAAAACCGTAAATACTAAAAGAGTAGAAGCCGTTCTACGCAACCGCACAGGCATGATCAACTGTTTAACCTGTGTCCCCGGTGCTTCAAAAGTAAAAGGACAATTACGTTCACTAGCATGGACTAGCGGCAGCAATTCGCTCAGCCAACCGAAAGCAGCCCCCAAACCCGCACCGGTAAAAGATGAAGTATTGCCTTCGGGCAGTGCTATTGAAGTAGACGAGGAAGCTACAGTTCCCGAGACACCTGCTTCTACTCCGGCTAATCCTACCCCGGCGGCAACGCCCGTATCCTCTACAGCCAAATCCGCAGAATCCGGCCAGCCTGAATCGGTAACACCCGAAGAATCTCAGGATACCAAGCCTGAAACCTCGCCCCAGCCGGATATCGAACCGACTGAAAATCTGTTTTAATCTGTACCTCCGCAAAATGCCGTCTGAAAATTCAGACGGCATTTTTATTGATAAACCAAGGCATGAATTTCAAAAAATTTATTTTCATTGCCCGCGCATCTGAGCCACAATTAATCATTGTGCTTCTGGATACACCGGTATTAAAAGCAGAGAATAGTTAAAAGTACGATTTTGCACAGCCGCTATTTCAGACGGCCTCAATCACCCGGCCACCCAGCCAAAACAAACCTTGTACTATGTTTCCCTTCCGCGGCTCTACCTCTAATAGCGCCGTATCGGCAACCGCATCAAGCAAACCGTTTTCAACTTCAAGAACCAAATGATAAAACGGCTTTCCACCGAATTCATTCAACCACTTTTCTACCGATTCCACTACGCCCGTAAGCAATATATAGGCTTCACCCCCATTTTGCTCAGCCTGCCGCCAGCTTCCTACAAGGTGGTTAAGCTTCCCTGAAGCGCTTTGATAGGTTTGGTCATCTGCAAATACTCGAACATCTTCGGCAAATGCCGCCAGCAGCACTTGTGCGGCTTTACCGATTTGGTTTTCGTTCAGAGCATCGCCATCAGGCACACTAAAAACTATATTTCCTTGCTGAGCCGTTTCAGACGGCCACGCACTAATCAGAGCCGTACCATTTTCCGCAGGATAAATACTATCAAGATACAAACACCGCTGCATTTTTCCTTGAAAAAACGGTTCGAAGCTCACAATGCCTTTATCATCTGCACCCAACCAAAGCTGCGCCATACTTGAGTCCGTATACACATAATAAGTGAGGCTGCTGCCGTTGACCAAAGTTTGGGCCTCTTCCAACACACGCGGCAGAACTTCTTCGAAATGCACTTGCTCTGCAAGGGGCAAGCCGATACTGGTGTAGTGGTTCATCAATATACCTTTCCTATTGAAAATCTTGGCCTTACATTTCGGCTATCCGCCATATCCATTAATCATATTTTATAAAAAGCTTTGATTTAAAAGGCCGTCTGAAAACTTTCAGACGGCCTTTCATCAGACAAAACGGAATTATGCCCACACCAACAAAGCATGGTTGCGTTTACCGCGACGCACAATCGTATATTTGCCGAAACGTTTGTCGCTATCAACCAAAATATAGCTGTCTTCAGTAACCTTGGCACCATTTACCACTGCAGCACCTTGCGCTACAAAACCGCGAGCCTCGTTGTTGGATTTTGCCAATTCACTTTGTACCAGAGCCTGCACGATACTCAGCTCTCCGCTCACTTCGTAAGCAGGCAAACCGTCCAATGCCAACTGTTCGAAATCAGCTTCGGTCAGATTACTTTGATCTTCGGCAAACAAACTTGCAGAAATACGCTGTGCGGCTTCCAGTGCAGCTTCACCGTGAATCAAACGGGTCATTTCTTCGGCCAAAATACGCTGAGCTTCAGGCTTGGTGCCGCTGGTTTTATCGGCCGCCTCAATGGCATCAATGTCTTCAACACTCAAGAAAGTAAAGTATTTTAAGAATTTATATACATCGGCATCTGCTACTTTCAGCCAAAATTGGTAAAACTGGTAAGGCGAGGTTTTCTTAGCATTGAGCCATACCGCACCGCCTTCGGTTTTACCGAATTTCGTGCCGTCTGATTTGGTTACCAGCGGCAACGTTAAGCCGAATACTTGTTTTTGATTCAGACGGCGTGTGGTATCGATACCCCAAGTAATGTTACCCCATTGGTCTGAGCCGCCGATTTGCAATACCACATCATGGCGTTTGTTCAACTCGGCAAAATCATAGCCTTGCAAAAGGGCATAGGAAAATTCGGTAAACGAAATACCGACATCATCGCGTTCGATACGTTGCTTCACCGACTCTTTCGCCAACATGGCATTCACTGAAAAATGCTTGCCGATATCGCGCAAAAAGTCCAAACAACCCATACCGCCGAACCAATCGTAGTTATTCGCCATAATGGCGGCATTATCGCCCTCAAAACTCAAAAACGGCTTAAGCTGGCTACGGATACTTTCCACCCAGCTTTGAACGGTTTCCAAAGTATTCAAACTGCGCTCCACAGCCTTAAAACTCGGATCGCCGATCATACCGGTGGCACCACCCACCAAAGCTACGGGCGTATGCCCTGCCAATTGAAAGCGGCGCAAAGCCAATACAG
It encodes:
- the tyrS gene encoding tyrosine--tRNA ligase → MSVIQDLQARGLIAQTTDIEALEALLNEQKISLYCGFDPTADSLHIGHLLPVLALRRFQLAGHTPVALVGGATGMIGDPSFKAVERSLNTLETVQSWVESIRSQLKPFLSFEGDNAAIMANNYDWFGGMGCLDFLRDIGKHFSVNAMLAKESVKQRIERDDVGISFTEFSYALLQGYDFAELNKRHDVVLQIGGSDQWGNITWGIDTTRRLNQKQVFGLTLPLVTKSDGTKFGKTEGGAVWLNAKKTSPYQFYQFWLKVADADVYKFLKYFTFLSVEDIDAIEAADKTSGTKPEAQRILAEEMTRLIHGEAALEAAQRISASLFAEDQSNLTEADFEQLALDGLPAYEVSGELSIVQALVQSELAKSNNEARGFVAQGAAVVNGAKVTEDSYILVDSDKRFGKYTIVRRGKRNHALLVWA
- a CDS encoding L,D-transpeptidase family protein, encoding MKRLGFGLLSAVLGASALANTDTPLPDVSPINQGQHVVINIPQLRLFLYTDGKLTKIYPIAVGKAATQTVLGEHKIGPKAFNPTWYIPQSIQKTRNDGVKTIPPGPNNPLGPVFVRMGDPKLGLGIHGTNAPSSVPGVRSHGCVRMKSPDALEFAKTITSGSPASVIYQMASLNSDDNNNLWLAAYRDPYNKKNLDNAALRKSINAWAKKYGKTVNTKRVEAVLRNRTGMINCLTCVPGASKVKGQLRSLAWTSGSNSLSQPKAAPKPAPVKDEVLPSGSAIEVDEEATVPETPASTPANPTPAATPVSSTAKSAESGQPESVTPEESQDTKPETSPQPDIEPTENLF